The window TATGGCAAACAAAGATTTGATGAATTCTGGTTCTAACCGCGTATCAATGTTTTCAATAGTAGGAACCAATTTTAAATTGTCATAGGTGTAATTTGCTTGTATGGTGATCTCTTGTTGTCTTATGTTCATAAATCCTAACACTGTATCAAAGAAATTTTTTCTCATGTGTTTTGGTAGAGTTTCTAAAATGAACCTGCACATCTCAGTTTCTTTGTTTAATAGTTCTTCAAAATAAGCTACTGAGCTTCTGACTATTAGAGAAGGTCTCCATGCTAAAGCATGTGCGTTCATTTTTGCCATCTCCATAGCTCTTGAAAAATCTCCTAATGAATAACCACTAATTCTATCTACTACGGAAAGATACCACCCTAAATTCATGAAATGATCTTGCTTTGCTTTATTGTTTTTTGTAATTTCTGAATTGTTAAAACATTCTTTAATTTGTATTTCTGCATTTTCTTTTAACTTGCCGCTCCATGGATATGTTGTTCTAAGTATTAGCACTTTAATAATTTCAAGATCTAAACTTGCTTCATCTATTAATTTACGAAGTTTTCTATCCATGGAAATAAATTTCAAAACGCTTTCTTCATGAGGTTTATCTACACTTTTTTGAGGATCAAAGTCATGAAATAGTGCAGCCGTGTACAGATATTTTAAATCAGTAATGGAGAATTTTTTTGATGAATTATTTAGATTGGCCGATAATAACGCAACATATGTGACTTCTAATTCGTGGTTGATATTGTGATATCCATAGTAATCGCTTCCAAGACCCTGAGTTTCAAATAACTCTATGGTATAGTCTAGCATCTCAATGTAGCAATCCTCATCAATCCCGCTCTCAACAATCACACTCATGATCTCGTTTCGCATGGTGTGTGGATTTGCGAATTCTTGCATTATTTTTAGTTCCAAATTCCTATTTTTAAAGATGCTTCTAAATTTATTGAAAATTTCGTTGATTAATCTTGTCTTTTTTGAAAATTTCTTTTATTTTTATTAGAAACACTCAATAGAATTATTTCTTTTTTTACTATTATTGCCCGTTAACTTGGAATTACTTGAATCACTTATGAACATACATCAGAGAGAACCTCTCAAATTTGTTCTTTATCTTGATGGTAAGAAATATTCCTTTTCTGATGTTATGATTGTAAACTCTCCTACTCCTGTCAATTCTCCTACTACTCGAGGTGGCGTCTATTTTTCGGATACTTTTGCATACAAGATTAAAGGAACAATTAGTGATCTATCTATAATTCCATTATTATCAAAAACCATGTTGGGTCCAAATACTGAATTTAGAGAAATTAAAATTACTACAACTATACATAGTGATGAAAAAGAAACTCATTTGACATTGTTTACAAATTTAACTAATAGTGTTCAAAGTTCATCAAAAATTGAATTAAATATGATTTTGGTAAAATTAACGTCTGATTAATTTTTATCATAATATGCATCATATTTTTTCCTCAACTCTTCGTTTGATAATACCTCGTATGCCTTATTGATCTTAACCATGATCTCTTCTGATTTATCGTCTTTATTTTTATCTGGGTGTATCTTCTTTGCAAGCTCCCTGTACTTATTTTTTATCTCATCTTGTGTTGCCTCTTGTGAAATCTCTAATGTTTTATAGTAATCTGGTAGCGCTGAGTTTTGAAACGCCTCTTTGAATTCCTTATTTTCTTTAGATTTACTTCTTGTCCCAAATTCTTCATAATCATCTGACCAGTCAGAATGATATTTTTCATATGTTTTATCATTTTTTGAATCAAACTCTTTAGAATCATATGATGTTTTTTTCCTAAGTATGATGTCTCGTGCAAGATATACAAAAATGCCTATAACTGCTAAGGCAAAACTTCCAAATAAAATAATTTTTTGTTCATCTGTTACAATTAATTCCATCTCTAATGTTTTTTGATCATTTGTTTGCCCAGACACAACTTGAATGGTACTTAACATAATTGCCCCTAATATGACAATGCTGAGACTTTTCATTTTTTATGTTAATCTAAAATCTTCTTTAGCAGTATTTAACACCACATGTGTTATTGTATTTTCTATGTTTTGAATTGATGCTATCCCTTTTACAAACTCACTTAATTCGTTGCGAGATTTGAATTTTGCAATAACTAGAGTATCTGTATTTCCTGTAATGTCGTAAACACCACATACATTTTCTAATTTTGATAGCTCAGCCTCTATATCTATAATTTTATCTTTTTTTGCAATTATTTCAATTATTGCTGTTAGATTGTACCCTAATTTTTCATGATCAATTAATGCTGTGTATCCTTTGATTATTTTCTCTTTTTCCAATTTTTTTATTCTTGATAATACAGTAACTGTTGAAATCCCAAGTTTTAACGCTAGTTGTCTTGCAGATAATCGTGCATCCACCATTAAATTTTTAAGAATCCTTTCATCTGTTTTATCTAAATTCATCATTACCATTACGTCAAAAATATATTTAAATTTTCAGTAATTCATTAAATATATGTTTAATAATATCTGTTTTTATGACTGTTTTTGTTTTTTATACTAATTGAAGCTTAAAACAAATGAGTGCACATATTTGTTATGGACAGAATTACAGAGTTAGTTTTTAAAGGTAAAAATTTCTTAGACTCTTCAAATTTTGAAGATGCATTGGCATGCTTTGAACAAGCATTACTCTTGAATCAAAATGATCCTGAACTGTGGAATTTGAAGGCTGTATCATTACGTAGTTTGGGTAGATATGAGGAAGCGGTGGAATGCTTTAACAAATCATTGGGCATCGATCCAAGAGATAGAAATGCATCATAGTGTGATTTTGTCAAGTTTTTATTAGTTCATCCGTTTTTTGGTCTTTTTATGAATAAACGGTGCCATTTCCTACTAGTTATTATTAAAGTGATACGTAAGTGATTCTATCATGGTTTTACAGTCTGTTAATGCTGATAATTGTCCACGTTGTGCAAAAAATTCTCTTTTAACTGACGATGTTACTGGAGAACGATTTTGTGGCAAATGTGGTTATGTGATTTCTGAAAAATCTCAGGAATCTGGTCCTGAATGGAGATCATTTACACAGGATGAACATGGCAATAAAGCAAGAGCTGGTGCGCCAACATCATTAACGATGCATGACATGGGTTTGTCCACTATAATTAATCCAATGAATAAGGATGCATCTGGAAAACCATTAACTGCATCAATGAAAAGTACAATTGAAAGACTAAGAACCTGGGATAGTAGAAGTCAGGTTCATGAATCTGTTGACCGAAATCTCAGACAGGCTTTAAGCGAATTAAATAGATTAAAAGATAAACTTTCACTTTCTGATGCTGTAATTGAAAAAGCAGCATACATTTACAGAAAAGCAATTGAAAAAAAATTAGTACGTGGAAGATCCATCTCTGCAATGATTGCATCTGCTCTTTATGCTGCATGCAGAGATACTGAGACTCCAAGAACATTAAACGATGTAGGAGAAGCTG is drawn from Candidatus Nitrosarchaeum limnium SFB1 and contains these coding sequences:
- a CDS encoding TPR repeat-containing protein, which translates into the protein MDRITELVFKGKNFLDSSNFEDALACFEQALLLNQNDPELWNLKAVSLRSLGRYEEAVECFNKSLGIDPRDRNAS
- a CDS encoding hypothetical protein (hypothetical protein Nmar_0736), translated to MNIHQREPLKFVLYLDGKKYSFSDVMIVNSPTPVNSPTTRGGVYFSDTFAYKIKGTISDLSIIPLLSKTMLGPNTEFREIKITTTIHSDEKETHLTLFTNLTNSVQSSSKIELNMILVKLTSD
- a CDS encoding heat shock protein DnaJ domain-containing protein codes for the protein MKSLSIVILGAIMLSTIQVVSGQTNDQKTLEMELIVTDEQKIILFGSFALAVIGIFVYLARDIILRKKTSYDSKEFDSKNDKTYEKYHSDWSDDYEEFGTRSKSKENKEFKEAFQNSALPDYYKTLEISQEATQDEIKNKYRELAKKIHPDKNKDDKSEEIMVKINKAYEVLSNEELRKKYDAYYDKN
- a CDS encoding Transcription initiation factor TFIIIB, Brf1 subunit/Transcription initiation factor TFIIB encodes the protein MVLQSVNADNCPRCAKNSLLTDDVTGERFCGKCGYVISEKSQESGPEWRSFTQDEHGNKARAGAPTSLTMHDMGLSTIINPMNKDASGKPLTASMKSTIERLRTWDSRSQVHESVDRNLRQALSELNRLKDKLSLSDAVIEKAAYIYRKAIEKKLVRGRSISAMIASALYAACRDTETPRTLNDVGEAANLKKKDIARCYRLLHRELELKMPVVDPIQCLARIASRIGITEKTKRYAAKVLKISQEHEESAGKDPMGLAAAALYLACVKNGEDITQRDIAEAASVTEVTIRNRYKGLKLDQNMEL
- a CDS encoding AsnC family transcription regulator yields the protein MVMMNLDKTDERILKNLMVDARLSARQLALKLGISTVTVLSRIKKLEKEKIIKGYTALIDHEKLGYNLTAIIEIIAKKDKIIDIEAELSKLENVCGVYDITGNTDTLVIAKFKSRNELSEFVKGIASIQNIENTITHVVLNTAKEDFRLT
- a CDS encoding hypothetical protein (hypothetical protein Nmar_0735) translates to MQEFANPHTMRNEIMSVIVESGIDEDCYIEMLDYTIELFETQGLGSDYYGYHNINHELEVTYVALLSANLNNSSKKFSITDLKYLYTAALFHDFDPQKSVDKPHEESVLKFISMDRKLRKLIDEASLDLEIIKVLILRTTYPWSGKLKENAEIQIKECFNNSEITKNNKAKQDHFMNLGWYLSVVDRISGYSLGDFSRAMEMAKMNAHALAWRPSLIVRSSVAYFEELLNKETEMCRFILETLPKHMRKNFFDTVLGFMNIRQQEITIQANYTYDNLKLVPTIENIDTRLEPEFIKSLFAIFLELPKPLQFARDSFEESIKDPNIILNTLRLNNCKGEVIGFAKGGPLENYRLRPEIRDENYGLNNTIFLEPLALKMGYWGLKGGSEMRHMFIMQAHSKKYKFLTSFALRDVIKSRIDKEQAEFVTRFDPERWDYYRIKI